The nucleotide window TCTGCTAAATTGGACAACTTGTCACTGGAGATGTTCTCTGGTGGCGGTCTCCACCCCCAGAAGGGTGCTGTGCTGTCCCCACCTCCTGCAGTGAGCCGTTGTTCACGCTTGAAAACCTCAATACAAGGAAGAAGCTTGAGCTTTTACTCCCCAGCCACCAACCCAGGGCCCCCTTACAGTTCTCTGCACACAACAGGTGCTCGATATGTGTTCTCGGGTTTTAGACAAGTGGGAGATTTCGAATGTACCCCTGGGGACACACATGAGGTAGATTTAGAAAGATCTCAGGAAAATGAGTTTCCTTTCCCTCAGGTAGTCTGATATTCATGCGTCTGTCTCCCAGACAAGGGCCCTGGTTGATCCCCATAGCCAGTTTCCACCTTCCTTGCTGCCTGATTAGGTCAGGGGACAGCCTTCCATGTAATTGTGCTACTCCAAATGCCCCAGGCCTCAAGGTTGGGTCCCAGAAAAGTAAAGGTGAAAACACCCtggcgcaaaaaaaaaaaaaaaaagtcacccttATGCCCACCTGCATGCTTCACAGACGTTCCTGTGGTATGTCTAGCTTTTTTCCCACATACCAGGAGGTCGAAGGCTCTGAAGTGAAAATGCCACAGCCATTGTGGCTGCATGAGCCTTTTGAACCTGAAATCCACTCTCCCTGGAGCCATACCAGAAAGAGTCCtgggttgtgttttcttttttttatgtttttgttttccgtTATTTTAATACCACCTCTATCCCATAAAATTGTACTGTGAACTGGAAGAAGGTcgaattttttatatttgatggAGACTTTTGGTGGCCGGTTCTATTTACTGTTTCACTTCTGGCTGTGTCCAGGGACTGGGAGTCACCGTATTGGCAGGCTGAGCAGGCTGCCCAAGAGTGAGACTGACCACTGCgtgctcccttttccttcctgtgCCCCTGTGCTGCTTTGAggtgacaaataaaaacaaatatggccTTAGGTTAAAAGGGATTTTATTTGAAAGGATTACTGCAAGACAAGGAAAGGGAACTTGCATTCGGGGCAGGGTGCTGGCAGTGGGGGGAATGCTCAAGTGAGCTCTTGTAAGATCTGCAAGTATCTCAAAGCTCATAAAGGGGCCTTTTATTTGATAGGATGGAGTGGATGTGACTGGAAAGAACTGCAGTTGGAGCATCCTTGCACTCAGACTCCTTGTGGGGGGCTGCTACAGAAGGGCCGTAGGTTGGCTCAGGCTGAGGGTGGGCCCAAGTTCAGAGTCTGGTGGGGAGACGAGCCTAGCTAAAGCTGGTGGAGTTAACCAGTCCTTTGTTCAGATGGAGCTGTatggaaatctttttaaaagctaacTTAACCTGCCAGTTTTACAGCCctgtaaatgtttttcttaagaaCCTGGGAGCCATCTCTGAAAAGTAAACCTCAAGGGACCGCAAGGAAGCTAGCATCCCCATCCGCCTGTCTCAGTGGGAGTTTTACCCAGGAGCCGACTTGCTGTCGGTTGTTTTTAGCGTTGTTTACTTCTCCCTGTAAAAACCCTTTTCTGCCCCAGCTCTGAGATGCCTGCAGATCCTATAGTATTGTGAGAGCCCCTTCTCCATACTGCAGTAGCTCCTTGCTGTCTCTTGCCATAATCCTTTTGAATAAAACCTCCCCTTACCTAtgtccaaatttgttcttttttggcAAAGGGTATGGAAGACTTGTGTGATTTAAATGGGGGGCCAGCTCTAAAGTCAGGATTGTGTTAAATGTGTATATAACAGCTCTGCTGGCTACCCAAGAAAGCCAAGGGAACACCAACTGGAAAGGTGCCCCATCCCTAGGGAAGCTTGCTAAGAGGGGTTCTGCAGAATCCAAGCCAGTGTCCCCAGAGCCACCCTTCTGCGCATCCTCTCACACCATCCGCTGTGTGTACGTCTGTGTCTGGGATCTAGGgcatgtgaattttctttttatttggagaTTGTTCACGGAAAACAGATCCTCTTCTCTCTTGTCCACCTATTAATTGTTTACAATATTTGTACATCTATGCAAAATACTTGAATGGGCCATGgtgcctttttccccccttgtttgtatttaattaaaataaattgtcatTCGAAATGTTGTCTGGTTTGGCAGTTCTTTTTTGTTGGTGTTAATCTCCCACTGCTCAGCCTGGATAGGGTCCATCTCATGAGGACTCCTCAGAAGAGTTCCCACAGAGACAACCAGTCCATCTGTGAGGCCACAATGAAAGACCCAAAGCCACAGCAAAGGGTTTTCCCATGACCAGTTGAGAAGGGCTGCTTACCTTTGTACCTGGACACAGGCTAGTCTAGTTTAATTAGGTTTGGGGTCACTAGAGGCACGAAAGAATGATCCTGGGATCGTCTGCTGTGTTTCTCCTCAGGCTACACTATTGTGCTTGGAGACAGCGAGGACCCTTGGTCAGCCTCCTCATCTTATTGCTAGGTAACACACACTTCCAAATGGGGAGAGTCTTGTTCAAGGTCTGTTGGGCTGGGTGGGCAGGTGCAGAGCCAAGGCTAGGGTTGAGTATGctttctgattccagagcccTATGTGATAACAACTGCCATCCATTAGTGCCCCTGAGTCCGCAGAAAGATCCCACCCTTATTCTCTCATTTGATCCCTGCCTTGGTTTTGAGGTTCTCTAAGAGAGAATCATAATAACCATGCTAGGaggtaacatttactgagtacttaaaTTATGCTAGGCATTGTATGTTACTGTCTTTCTgtacattacctcatttaatcttcacaaaagccCTGGGAGGTCTTTGGTATCTGATATTTTTCTAACTTCTCAGGATTTTGAGACTGCCTGAGGATATCAAATGCTTTGACTACTGAAATGCTTCCTCATGAAATCAGCCCCCACCCAAACACCCCTGCCTGTTTAACATCCATCATCTAAACTACCCACTGTGTCTACTCTGCCAGCCGATCTCTGGGTTGATAGTCATAGATTGATCAGCAATGCAATACGCAAAGCCTGGTTGGACAGacctggttcaaatcccagctctgctgcttactAGATGTgtggaaatggataaattccagaACCCGGGGCCTTTTTTTGCTACATGGCGGGAGTAATACATACCTCAAAAGTGTGATCATACGCGAAGTGCTCCGTGTGAAAGCACCCACCTGTGCCTAGCCTGGGCTAAGTGCTCAGAGACTGCTGACTACATCAGTTTTTGAGTTGCCCTGCTGAACATGCCAGGGTTTTATTTATATCTGCTCTGGATTGAGAGTTGGCTCCCAAGACAGTTTGGGCAAAGGAACAGTATTGCTCCTTTATTCAACAGATGATTTTTATGAGTGCCAACTATGTGTTCGGCATTGAAAACAAGCAGCAAATAAAGACCAGATCCCATGAGGCTTATACCCAGACAGGGGAAGCAGCATGGATCACAGGAAAAGGAATGAGCAAAGTAGTGCCAGACTTAGTTTAGTGCTTCGGAGAGACGCATTGCCTGGTGGGTAAGACTATAGACCCAGAGCCAGATATCAACTTGGactcttcctggctgtgtgaccttgggcgattACATAACCTCCCTGAGACACTTTCCTCAAAAATAGGGCTTAAAAACATATctaccatggggcgcctgggtggctcagtcagcaaagcgtctgatttcggctcaggtcatgatctcacggttcatgggttcgagccccacattgggctccatgctaacagcgcagggcctggagtgtgcttcagattctgggtctcctcctctctctctgcccctctttgttcatgctctctctctctcaaaaataaataaacattaaaagttaaaaaaaaatctacctggGGGATTTGTGAGGACTTAAAGAATCCACATAAAGCTGTTCATACTATGCCTGGCTCCCAGTATGGGCTCAGGTATTAACAAGGGATGAATATTTTCAACCGACTATTCCCCAAACAGCCTTTCCCACTGTAGTGAGAGTGTGCCTGTGAAAGTTACTGTAGGGACTTACTTGGCAGTCACAACCCTCCAGAGATCAGAGACCAGCCCCCCAGCATTAGACAAACCAATTTAATTGTTCTGTGTCCGATGAAGGCAAAGACACAAGTATAAAGTAAACATACCCAGAGGTCTTTTTTCTTGACCCTGTAAACCATGCTCTTAGGGCCCTTAGATTACTGCCTCTCTCAAGATCCAACATGTTGCACTGATTTTAGTTACAGACAGAAATCCACATTCATTGAAAACTGGAGATTTGAGGCTGGAGGTGCAGGAAGCTAGTGTATTGGTCAGCCGAGCCTTTAGAGCTTCAAGGCCAGCAAGAGTCTGGGCCGGGCTTGGCTGTGCTTAGGGCATGGGACATCAACGCAGGACACAGGTACGGGGTTATACAGGGGAGGCTCTGCACCCACTTGGGGGCTGAGGATCAAGCCTTCCCTCTTTATAGATATACTGGCTCTCTTCCCCTTCAATGGCCCTTCTACCAACTCCCACACTCTTGCAGCtagaaagaagacaggaagggaattatctctctccctctctccagctgctcttgttttttaaatgcgtCTGGCCAAATGTGAGGGGACCAAAGGCAGTCCCCAAAGTAGATGGTGTTGGAGCAGCCATGACCTGCTGCTTCCCAAGGTGGGTAGCTCATCAATGGCATTGAGGACTTTGTGGCCATCTGATCAACAGCCAGAAAACACCCATGCCAAGCCTACACCCCACTTGGTCACGGAAGTTCAAAGCTGATCCCACTGCTCAAGCCTCTAAGGCTATAGCCCAGAAAGTACCCAGAGCCCTTTTCACCTGGGTTCTTGGGCACCAGAATAAACACAAAAGTCATCCCTGGTTTCTAGAGGGCCTGTGGCCGCTTTCTGCCAAATTCTGACATTGCTCCTaattctccccatctccccaaaTCATATTTTGGTTTACTCCTTGAGGAAAAGGAAAGTGCATTCTGCCAAATGCTATTTTGACAGCCAGACTACTTTTAAGAGCAGTGCAAATGCTGTTCTCTTTCTAGAGGGAGGCAAAATGAAACACTGGGTTGGGCCAGCAGAGCTTGGCTGTAGAGGATCATTGtccttgtcattttgttttttgagttctAAGGTAATTGCCTGAATGTCTCAGTGACAACTCCttaggacagagagggagacggaaggggcagggatgggggtagAGTGGACGGAAGTGAAGATGCTGACCTCCCGGCTGGAGTGCTCCGGGAATGGGGCTGGTGGAAATGTTCCCTGAGACATCAGGTGGTTTTCACAGTAAGAAGGTCAGCTGAGGTCATGCTGTTGTCTCCGAAGAGGAAGTAGCAAAAGCAGCAAGACGTCTCACATTAGTTGTCAGCTCTGGAAGGGAGGTGTGACGAATTGCTCTCGGGGCCTCCAGGAGCCAGCTGCACTTTGTCCTTGGGCTGAGGAATGGGATTCAGTCTCAGGAGAACCAGTGCTAAGTATTTCCTGACGACAGGCATCTCAGGGAAGTTCTTGGCCTGTGCTACATTCAACGGGTCAAATTCTATCTTCTTCCCAACAACACAGAGATGGCACTGAGGAAACAAGTGGGAAGGGAGGTCCAGGGGACCTGCTGGCACCAACATCAAGTAGGGTATTTGGTCACTGAGGCTGTTTCCATGAAGTTCTGCAACCACCGCTCACTGGGTAGGgattttccttctggaaacaaTGATGAGGTATAAATGAACATCTCAAGAAAAGAGAGCCTATCGGTAACAGTTGTTCTGAAAATAACCAGGTGGCTCTGGAATTGAGAAGTCAGGCTGTACTGTAGTGCTCATCTTCTCACTCTCGTATTCCACACTTTAAGAATGGATTATAAATACTCTGGGCTTCTCTTCTGGTGATGGGGTGCTGGAGAGTTCTATATTGTCTACAAGGACATTCTTGTCTTCTAGTCTAATGACAGTGGGCtcaggggtgggagatggggttgGGTTTTTGTGCATGTGGGGCAAGCTGGTCTGGCTGATGTCCAGGTCTTTGAAAGCATGAAGCATGAACACACCCAGAATGATGGTGACAAAGCCAGAGAGGGTGCCCACAATGTCCACTACAGACATGCTGTACCATTCCTTGAAGAGGATGACGGAGGAGGTAACCACCACCGTTGTGAAGAACACATAGTAGATGGGGAACACCAGGGAAGTATTAAAAATGTCCAGTGCCCTGTTCAGGAAGTTGACCTGAGTGCTGAGAGAAAGTGCCAGGATGAGGGACAGGATGTAGGGGAGGGGATGCCTCACAACTGGCATCCCCTGGAAGAAGTTCTTAATGGTGATGCCCAGACCCTTGACGGCAGACACGGAGAAGGACCCAATCACAGAGCAGATGATGATGTAAACGAGGATGTTCCTTTGTCCATAGCGTGGGGCGATGACGAAGATGAGGATGAGGCAGAACACCAGCAGAAGCACAGCAAACACGATGTACCCTTcaggaggggaagagatagaTAATCTGAGCTACGGAGGATGCAATTAGTATCTAGAGAGCCCCTATCCATGGTGATGGGATGTAACACAGTAGGGTTCCAGTCCCATGACACAACTTTTGAATAATTTGGACAAGTTACTAACTAAACCGCAagacctccatttcctcatttgtaaaacagggcTAAGAATAGGACCTttctcggggtacctgggtggctcagtcagttgagtattgactcttgattttggctcaggtcatgatcccagggtcgtgggatcaagcaccatgatgggctccatgctaagcatggagcctgcttgggatttgctctctctctctctctctctccctccctctgcccctttcccctgctcttggtctctttctctctctaaaataaaataaaataaaataaaataaaataataagttaaaagaATGGGACCTTTCTCATAGAGCTTTTTTGGTGGGATTTAATAAGATAATACATGCTACAAGACTATGCCCCCCCAAGttcctatgttgaaacctaattcccagtgtgatggtatttggacatggggcctttgggaggtgattaggtcatgagggtggcactttcataaatgggattagtgtccctataaaagagaccccagagagatccTTCACTCCTTCCACCATgtaagggcacagagagaagatggccattTATGAATCAAAATCTACCAGGGCTTTGATCTTggattttccagcctccagaactgtgagaaatagatctccgttgtttataagccacccagtccatgacattctgttacagcagcctgaacatACTAAGACAATGCACGGAAAATATTTAGAACCATGCCCGGCACATAATAAACACATGATAAATGGCATCAATACACATCAGGCTGGGAAGCCTGTGAGCTAACCCTAGGACCAGCCCCCCAACTTCCTTTCTTTAGCTTCCCTCTCCTCCAGGTGGCAGCACCTGGCACGGTCAGCACGCAGCCAGACCTTCCCACTCACGGGGGCTCGGAGCCTACCTGTGTCTTTCATCTTGGCAGCCATCTCAATGACGGTGGAGACCTTCTCTTCCTCGGGGGCGTGTATCACCATCACTGTGCTGCCGGCCACACAGATCACACAGCCCAGCTTCCCCAGCAGATTCAGACTCTCTCCCAGGAAGTATGAGGACAGGACAGCACTGCACATGGAAGTGGGAGACAGAGATTAGAAGCCATACTTGTCCCAGTGTCCTGAAGGAAAATGGGGCCTGAGCAAGCGCTCATGGAGAACAGATCAAGGCTCACTGATCTCCtccaaaaaaacatttgaaatagaAACTTATTTAGGGGAGGCTTATGGCGTGTGCTGGAGGAATCGACGTATGTGTGGAGTTCTTTCATTTTAGAGACTAAAAGATCCCCAAACACAAGAGTCGGAAAAGTCCTTCAAAGCACTCTTGTCTAACTTCCTACCAATGAGCACATCTTCTCTTAACATTACAGACTGCTTTCAGACATGGCTTGTAAACCACTGGTGGCAAGCAGCTCGCCCCTGCACAAGGCAAATGGATCTACTGTAGGTTCATTCTAATTGTCAAAAATATGGTAATttcggaggggcgcctgggtggcgcagtcggttaagcgcccgacttcagccaggtcacgatctcgcggtccgtgagttcgagccccgcgtcgggctctgggctgatggctcagagcctggagcctgtttccgattctgtgtctccctctctctctgcccctcgcccgttcatgctctgtctctctctgtcccaaaaataaataaatgttgaaaaaaaatatggtaatttCTACTCATTGCCCTATTTCTATTCCATGAGCTATACGGAACAAATCTATTCCTTCTTCCGTTTGTATATGCCAACATAAACAACCACAATGACAATTAGAGGCACTGTGTCTTGggcatatataatatgtactaaGTATTAGGCTAGGAACTTTCTACTTATTATATCTCACTCACATCTCACAACTCTTtgagaagtaaaatatattatccccattttatagacaagaaacTGAGtcttatagaaattaaaataacttgGCAAGGTCATGCAACTGGTAAGTAGCAAGGCCAGGATTTTAGCTGAATTTCTGTCTAATTATAAAGCCTATGGTTTTTCCTCTATACTTCATTGAAGAGAATTCTTGTGACTTCCCTGAAGTGGGTAAAACACCTCCAGTTCCTTGCTATTCCTTGGTGATGTGATTTTCATTCCCCTCACATCCTCAGATGGCAGAggtgagggaagaagggagggaaatgggGTAAGacaggtatgatctcatggtaggTTTCTATTTCCTTACAAAGGTAACATTAACTTGGGGTAAAAATCAGTGGCTGATCTAGGAATGAATTCCTCCCCCCCAAATCCTAGTTAAAGATATGAAGAGAGGGGAGATTAATGTCCAAGCTCCTTTGAATGTCTTTTGTCTCTCCTTTAAAACTACCCATAACATTTTACCCGGAATGTGTGTTCAAGAGAGTCTGGTGGCATTAGCACAGGCAGACGTCACGCGATGGAGTATTCCCCTCCTACCCCAACTTCCTGGGAGTAGGAATTTGTAAGTTAATCAGATACACAATAGAAGCATCACAACTACATCAGCCAACTGTACAATGTGAGTCAcggttctgtttgtttttgattgTGTAAACGTTACAAAATTGTCATCAAGAtggtaaaacaaaacaggaaactaTGGGTGCTGGGTGTGGTCGGCTGGCATTTACCAGGGCTCCCAGGTTAAGCCAATAATCACAGCCAGCTTCAAATGGGGCTCCAAGACCCCCACAGAGGAACTGTGCTTATAGTTCAGGAGGAATGAGGCAATGTGAAGCACACATACTTAgtatcagttattttaaaaactattggaTGTCTGTCAGGCAACACAGCTTAGTGGCTTGAGCACGTGGTCTTTGAAATCAGACTGCTTGGGTGGGAATCCTGGCCTAGCCCCTTAGGACCTGGCTGATCTTGACCAAGTTGCTTAACCTGTCTTGGCTTCAGGTGTCTTCTACTTTCTAGTTAGTAGGgaggctgtgaggattaaatgagttaatacatgggaaacatttagaacatttagcacatagtaagccctCATATGTGTTGGCTATGGTGATTCTTCACTGCCAGTTCTGTActatgctctttctttctttctttttttctttgtaacatttatttttgagagacagagcacggctggggaggggcagagagagatggagacacagaatctgaatcaggcgccaggctctgagctgtcaccacacaGCCTgactcgacgcggggctcaaacccacacaccgtgagattgtgacctgagccgcagttggacgctgagccagccaggcgcccctgcactatGTGCTTTCtgtgcatcatctcatttagtcCTTGAAGCAATGCCTTCAGGTAGGTAGTATTAGCATCCCCACTGAGCAGAcagggaaattgaggcttagagaagttaaatgacttgcccatgGTAATGTAGTTACTACATTAGGCAGAGCTAAGGTCAGAACTCAGGGACAGCTAATACAGAGCTCATGCTTTTTAACTTGTATGCTGCTCCTACTGGGGCACGAAAGCATTGACATGAGACAGTCAGCTTGGTGGCAGTGGGAGCCCTTCCAGCTGATCTGGGTTTGGCCTGCCCTTCTATTGCCCCATCGTTAGAGGAGAGGCTAGAGCAACCAGCAGCAAACAATCTACAGATCAGGAGCTCTGAACAGCACAGTGCCTCTTTCTGGGAGCTAATATCGACCCACGTCCCTGACTGCAAGTGGCAGTTGACCCCACTAGACAGTTCCAGACCTCAACAAACTGAAAataggaaggaggcagagacagcaaGAGGTGACAATAACCTTATGAGGACACTCAGTGCTCCCAGAGGCGTGACAACTGTCGCAGGAGCAAATGCGTAGGCCCCGAAGTTGGCAACCTCTCCAGCAGCCACTaggaaatgaagggagaaaacagGGTAGTGTGGCTTCAATGCATCATCTCCAGCCCAACTTAACCTGGGCAGAGACAGCTTCATTCAGTGGTCAACCATTCACAGGATCCCAGACCATCATTCCTTAATGTCTTGATCCTTATGCTCTCCCCATGGCCAATCTGATCAGAAGGTCAGGCCCAGACTATCCTGATCAAATCCTTCCATTTTAGATGGGCAAGCTAGGCCCAGAGTCCAAGGTCACAGGACATGTTTGTGGAAGGATGCTTTCTTGTTCTTGAGGTCTCTTGGCTTCTAGTCCAGGCACGGCTAAATGTATCTCAGGGACTGTTGATGTTTCATCTGTATATATGAGGTGAGTTctagaaaatgttaatttatcaaataaagaaac belongs to Acinonyx jubatus isolate Ajub_Pintada_27869175 chromosome A1, VMU_Ajub_asm_v1.0, whole genome shotgun sequence and includes:
- the NIPAL4 gene encoding magnesium transporter NIPA4 isoform X1: MELRASNTSCQNGSLISLYCSSQQVLCQIVSDLSPQVPSNVTSTSWKERFRQSYGFYIGLGLAFLSSFLIGSSVILKKKGLQRLVASGATRAVDGGYGYLKDAMWWAGFLTMAAGEVANFGAYAFAPATVVTPLGALSVLISAVLSSYFLGESLNLLGKLGCVICVAGSTVMVIHAPEEEKVSTVIEMAAKMKDTGYIVFAVLLLVFCLILIFVIAPRYGQRNILVYIIICSVIGSFSVSAVKGLGITIKNFFQGMPVVRHPLPYILSLILALSLSTQVNFLNRALDIFNTSLVFPIYYVFFTTVVVTSSVILFKEWYSMSVVDIVGTLSGFVTIILGVFMLHAFKDLDISQTSLPHMHKNPTPSPTPEPTVIRLEDKNVLVDNIELSSTPSPEEKPRVFIIHS
- the NIPAL4 gene encoding magnesium transporter NIPA4 isoform X2, which gives rise to MELRASNTSCQNVDGGYGYLKDAMWWAGFLTMAAGEVANFGAYAFAPATVVTPLGALSVLISAVLSSYFLGESLNLLGKLGCVICVAGSTVMVIHAPEEEKVSTVIEMAAKMKDTGYIVFAVLLLVFCLILIFVIAPRYGQRNILVYIIICSVIGSFSVSAVKGLGITIKNFFQGMPVVRHPLPYILSLILALSLSTQVNFLNRALDIFNTSLVFPIYYVFFTTVVVTSSVILFKEWYSMSVVDIVGTLSGFVTIILGVFMLHAFKDLDISQTSLPHMHKNPTPSPTPEPTVIRLEDKNVLVDNIELSSTPSPEEKPRVFIIHS